A single region of the Cherax quadricarinatus isolate ZL_2023a chromosome 11, ASM3850222v1, whole genome shotgun sequence genome encodes:
- the LOC138852586 gene encoding uncharacterized protein, with product MSLNTNVFYGSRAQRRRDYIMPELHDDSDPNEEVDSADDYEPPAEASSSSEDEHEDLSKRSGQVNVKRRNVRKQAVKDDEVEVDETTVNNTNATWSKLDITNTPLLDYEHEVPTQRRRRKCL from the exons atgtCG TTGAACACAAATGTGTTTTATGGATCAAGGGCTCAAAGAAGAAGGGATTACATCATGCCAGAGTTACATGATGACAGTGACCCTAATGAGGAAGTGGATTCTGCAGATGATTATGAGCCACCGGCAGAAGCTTCTTCTTCAAGTGAAGATGAACATGAAGATTTGTCTAAGAGAAGTGGGCAAGTTAATGTAAAACGAAGAAATGTACGAAAACAAGCAGTTAAGGATGACGAGGTTGAGGTAGATGAAACAACTGTCAACAACACTAATGCCACCTGGAGCAAACTTGACATAACAAATACTCCATTACTTGACTACGAACATGAGGTACCAAcacagaggaggagaagaaaatgCCTATAA